The Theileria equi strain WA chromosome 2 map unlocalized gcontig_1105316255037, whole genome shotgun sequence genomic sequence atCAACCGGTTCTCTATTAATTGGCATGTAGGTCTTCATTGAGGGATCCCTGTAAAATTCCTCCACTTCTCGCTTCAATACGCCGTCCCCTCCAATCTTTGTATCTATTACCTTGATGTACCGTCTGTTTCTACTTTTAAATGAGGCAACAGTCCTGATTACGTTCCGCTCGGAGTCCTCCAAAACTAGTTCCTGGTTATCCACAACGTCGCCAATTCTATACTTTGCACTGTGTTCTGGCATTACTACATAGAAGTTTCCGTCCAAAAAATCGTTTGCTGGAGCCGTGAATATCTTGTCTGAAACATCTCCCTGAAGTTCAAGAGTCAGTGGAATCTTTTGGCTCTCCTCCAAATTGCGTCCAAACACAGTCCCAACTGCAACTAGTAGAATGGGTAATATGAGTGTCATTTTGCCTTTCTGTAGTTTTCCCTTGTCTAATTTGTTTAATGTATATTCCTCCttaaagaatatattaAATACATCTAATTTATAACATTTGTCAGGGTTACAACTTGTGCTACTTTTAAAAATCCAGACAACCCTTTGGCTAGCAGAGGATACAGCGAGTATGAGCAACTCGTGAAAAAATTTTAGCTTTATACATGTTATAGCACTAGACTAGTGATTGGTGGTATTTTGAAGCTGTAAATGTTGGAGTTACGGCAATCTCAAGTGGCTGCTTCAAGAAGACTATACGGAGACTATCAGTCGTTTAGAGCCCCTTTGGAGAATCATAGCCAGTTTATACAGCCATTACAGGGGAATTTAAGCGTTCAAGGATTTTAAAATGGTAAAGGATTCTGACTTTCAACGGTGTGAATGGCAAAATCGCCAAGAAGATTTCCACAAGGTCCAACCATTCTTTATAGGCCAGGTAAGCCGTTATAGCCAAAATTTGGACTAGTAAATACATATTTAGGCTCAAGAATGACAATTATAGGGAGATTAAGAGAAAAAACTCTCTGAAGACTCGGTAAAAGGGATGCATGCAGTTCCCCAATCCGGACCAGGAAAACTCTAGAGTCCGTAAATGGTGAAGGATAGAGCTAATATTTTCTGATAACGCTAAATCAGAACTAAGTAGAGAGTCCTTAATTCTATAGAGTAGTGATATTTCAAGCACAAACGATCCCTCTAGGGTCCCCTTTATTCCTTAAAGAATATTGGAGTAACTGGAGTAGAACGTTCCTTTAATCGCGAGTCCCTATCGTATCAACAATTAATTAGTTGTATCCCTGTTAATGGTGGTTATTTCTAGGTAACGCTGGTTTATCGGCGATGCCGCCCTGAACATCCACTGGACTTTCTGGCGACATGGAAGATGTCAAAAGAGTGTGACTGGCAGCCCAGATGTTAAAGGATAGTACCATAAGAAAGGGTAATGCGGGATTTATTCCGTTTAGAAACTTgaatctccaaaaaatATACCGAGACGACATGCAAATTTGTTACAGTAGAATATAACGACTATACTCTCTTCTTGATGAACTTGTAGCACACTAATCCGAGTAAAACTTTCCATGAAATGTCTATGGCAGCTTCTAGTACAGTTAACCATGTAGGTTTATTCCACGAGGACGATTTTTGGATAATCTCCACTTCAACctcattttcaattttaacattttcCACTTCATAAAAGTCGCTGAATTCCGTAGAAGCGTCACTTCTCCCGTCATCGAACGCTTCCAggagtttataaatgctCTCAAGgtccttttcatctttggGGAGATTATTCGAAACTACACCCCAAGTATTCTCCCTTATATAAATGTACCATTTCTTACCAGCCTGTGGTAAGTGGATTAAATAAGGACTCATTCCATTGGGGAATGAATACGTGTAAATCACGTTAATGGTCGATTTAAATGCAGAATCGAATCCAACTTGGTGTTTTGTTCCGTCCTTTATTCTGCTAAATTGGTACTCCTTTTGAGCCTTGTAACGGAAAGCTTCAACTTTTAAGGATTCAGACGAATCCAAAAACGGTTTTTTAGTCACATATGCACTTCTCATGTATCTGCAAGTTGACGTTTTTGACATGTCAAATGGGATCACCTTGTTTCTATCAAAGTTTTCTTGGTCCAAAAGTTCGTCAAAAGTTAAAGGTTTGAGTATTGGAACCCAGTGATTGTTATTTAATTTGTACAGATGAGACTCGGTGGAGTGAAGTTCGAGGAATAGCGGCAGTTTTAGGTCTTTATCTCCAACCCAATAGTAAACGGATGCAGAGTTGTATATGCGCCTATAGAGGTTTCTATCTCTAGAATTATGGTCAAATTTCCCAAGCTGGGTTGATATTACCCTCATCCTCTCTCCAGGGATTTTATGGACATATTTTGCAAACGCAGTGTAAAGTCTCTTATATTCGACGAGTACATGCGGAAAGTCTTTATTATTACCAACTACATAGTCACGCTCAGCCTTGACATTTATGCTTATAGGAAATCCAATGTCCTGAGAGATCCTTAGGAGTTGCTCTCTACGTGTAGACCCGGAAAAGTTTACTATATGGGACCATTGATTAACTTCCTTGGCAGAGTTATTGTAGCTCGTTTTGCCATTCCCTATGTAAATATCTACAAGGAGGGGAATCCTGTTATTATAATCATAATCCAAATAGTAAACTACAACCTTGTAACACCATCCTAGAACCTCTGGGAGTCCCTTTTGCGTAACTCCATCATGAATGATCTTTCCAATGTGATTGCCATGACTCATGTGGGAGTAAGATTTGAAGCCACTGTAATGTTCACCAGCATCCTTTTCCATAGTAATTACCTTTCCATTCCTGTCTTTATACTCCTTATTACTGCTCTCTGCAATGTCAACTATAGCCAGCCTTTCTACACTTGGCAGAACTTGCCTATCATCTGGCTCTTTGATGGCTCTACCTTTTTGCGTCATTTTGATTGTATATTAGGTGTAAATATACTTTAACATGCCAAGAGTGTGTCTACGTTGCTTGCACTTAACTTCCTATGGATCAATGAAATGACAATTCACGCTACTTTGCAAGTTTCCAGAGAAGGATTAACTCAACAGGAGACAACAAAACTCAACTACAAGACTAAAGACAAAAGGGTAAAAGAGTCTGGAACATTCTCCACTCCTATACCTCGATAATATTACGCATGTACAAAAGAGGATAATGATAAAGTATAGCGTCTTTTTTAGGAAAACGAACGATATGCAGACTGTAACAATGTTTATAAtaccaaagaatgaatggataaGGTACTTTTGGTTGTCTAGGTGATAATTAACCCAACCATTGTGGGTATGTCAATGTGGTTACTACGCCTCGCTGAGACGAATTTATTGGCTTTATCCCGGTAAAACTGATGGTAATTTTGGGAtaaaccttttcattaCATCATAAATAAGCGTAATAACTCATTGCCCCTCTTGAAATTACGAAAGTCGATGAGAattaaaatttggaaaaatcaTTCACCTCTTACTTCATAGGACAACTAGTGCAGTTTAGAGCACCAAAAACGGATATTCTGCAATTATGCCAATAGTTGCAGAGAATATAGTCTCGAATATATCATAAGTACAGTCCATGAGAATGATTGAATGTCCATCCACTCaacctgcatgcagatCAGAGTGGTCGACTGTGTGACATGTAGAGCGTCAGTAAACTATCACTAGACTaatgtataaatatttcatATCTGATATAGAGTAAATCTGGTGGAATTAACATCCTTTAGGATTAAAGGCTCATCCGGACTGCATACTAATTAAACTGTCCTGTTTAGGTGTTTATATCTGCGATTGGATCAAGAGTTTAGTACCTGAAACAGAGTCATGTGGCACTATTCATGGCCATGTATACGTCTCATGAATAATGGTATTCACatatatccaaaatatatcgCCAAACAACTATGTCATGCTAGAGGATGGTTCGTTCATTACGTTTGCCTCTGTTTCATCCCATTCATCAtcaaactcttccatttttctGTGGAATTGCTCCCTGGTAATCTCAAACCATCCCTGCCTAACCTTTTCGAGGTATACCGAGTAGATGCCCTGTGTTCCCTTTACTGCAATGCGTATAATTTTCATGTCTCTCATCAAGCTAGAAACGTTTACATTTGGCTCTTGTGAACTGGAACTAAAGCAGTCGcttcttttcctctttaAACCACGAGATGCCTTTTGACCATCACTTTTCCCGGTAGATGTACTGACCCCTGTAGGACTTGACTTGTCATCCGTTAAACTGGTTGCTACTTTTGGCGATTCTGTCTTGCTGGAAGACGATGCACTTCTACCTCGTCTTCTCAGTTCTCTTTTGGCACTATTGAATTCCTTTGTAACTTCCTCGGAAGCTGTATCTTGACTAGTTTTGCTACGAGTACGAGAGCCAATGTGGCTTGAATGGCTGGAACTTGAGGTGGATTCATCAGAACAGCCGCTATGGTATGAATAGTTGCCTTCTCCCAGATTTCCATGGAGTGTAACGAGTACACATTCCTCTGCTTCTTCTGAGGCTCTCCATAGCGTTTCATATCCATCTATCACGTATTTGATTCGGGTACGTGGCTGTGGCATAAAGGCCTTTGTTGGAGCTCCATATGGTCGGTAGGTTTGTACAAGAATTTCATTGTTATCAACGAGGCCTGATATGTCAAATCCCCTGTACAAGAGGTTTCCAATTGCATCGTAGTATTCCTTTTCTATAATTGGTTTCCATAGGGGATCAAGCACAACTTCATGCGAGGTCTTACATTTCTGGGTCATCAACTCATCTCGATGTTTGAAGTAGTATTTCTTGGATGTTCCGTCTATAGTCGATTCCAAGAGCGCGTAAAATGGCACATCCTTCTTTGAGGTTAGACTTAGGCTCACCAACTTTTCTTCTGAAGGGGCCAGCCAGACGAACTCTCCGCGCTCCACAACCATGTTAATTTCAACTCCCGGAAGAGGATAGAATTTGGTTGTCCAAATAATACCGTCTCTAGTTTCATCTCTTGTTACCAAGTCAGAGAACCTCCGGGAAATGTCGAGAATATCGCGGGTTGCCGTTACTCTTACGGGACCtagaatggaaaagagCACAATGCATAGACCAAACGTTTCTAGAAAATAGCAAGAGGATATCATTTGTTCATGTCACTAATTAttatggtgataattaCCCCGACTTGCGTTTCATTCTTCGCATCCTTTGTCCCTCCTTCCGCCACCTCTGCCAACGGAAGACCTTGGTCATGCATGTGCGCCTATTCTCTCTATACTCGCAACCTACGTCTCACAATTGTCTATAATGGATAGTATGGATGTACATGCGCCATGGATTTCATGCAGGAGTGACTCCCTAGAGACAAACGGGACGGAGACTAAGGCTAGTCAAATGAGCATGATAGGCTGAGATAcgtggaggaagaaggatgcaaagaatgaaagagaatggaaacTCCACTCTGAGAGATGTGAATGGCAAAGTTGTGGGAGAAAGCGCAAACTGTACATTAAATAGTGCAGCCATGATGTTGTGGTAGACAGTGGAATATGGTCACTAATTTTTGCTCTCTAAAATGGGTAAGAACGCCCTGATAACCATTTTGAAGCATTCATAGGATAAACTATTTATTTCATCTGTTTGTTCATGGACATAACGTGGAGAACTGTTTTGGAGGACCGAGGGCAGTCCATACCTGTACCGCCAAGTGGAACACTCAAGGATACCCTAAGACTCTGAATAACTAAAGCGTAAAGTAACGATCCAGTAGATGCTACCAGGCCATCTTCAtgaaatgtacaaattGAGAGCGGATCGCCAAGTCATGAGAATTAATAGCGCCAACGCCTTGTAGTATCCATTCTAGATTTTACGTGAGACTAACATGTGCATTATGCCATAAGACAATGGGCTGAGCTATAAGGCGCAGTACTACCGCCATTTTGAGGGATGAGAATTCTCTGCCTATAAATGGGATCATTTTCTGGAGCATAAAGTACCCTTTGGGAGAGTTGGTAAGTATACAGACATTCATCCTTCATCAGGGCCATGTACTCTGCACCACCTTGTTTATAGAATCACTGAAAATtccaagattctccttGTACAAGTCTCTCAGAAAAAGTACAATCATTTACAGAGGTAGTAGATGAAGAGCCCTTTGCCACTGCATGTGGTTCAAGGCgtatatttacaaatttatcaGATCATTACGACACAACAGAACTCACCCTCCAGAGTCTCCATAGGTCTATTACTTTGATGTCGTCCATACTAGGACAATTTCCCCCTCTCTGGATAATTATAGATGGTGAAGTATTTCTGGAGACTATCTATTTACAAGTGGCTATGTTAAATGTACAGGTTTTCTGTCAGTTCTTTACACTATAAGTACGCCAATACGGTAAAGAAATGGAACATTGTTAGAGATCTCAGAAATTGTTCAATTATCTTGTGGAATGATCAAGTAGCACTCATGGGACCATAATAGAAACACCCTTAGATAAAGGTATATCGGAATCTTGCTGGAAAACTATAGAATAATGTCCAACATTGGGCTATAATACTCTGGATTTAGGCTTAGTCATCTATGTATTAccatctcttcctcctctacACCCACGGATTTCTCCGGACTTAGTGGCTAAAAGAAGAGTCTGTTGGAACCATCTAATAGCACTATTTTTTAGCATTCATGGTAGAGAGTACGGGAAACTCAGGcatgaaggaagaatgaggattGCTCATACACTCTTGGCAATATTTCTAATAAGATGGGTAAGGTGTGGAGGCAATAATGGTGCCAAAGAAGCATTAAAGGGCGCAGAGAAACGGAATCCCTCGGAATCTACAGACCCTGAAAACTCCTTGGTTTCCAAAGTAGATGGGTCACTGTTCGATCTTGAAGAAGGAGAAGAAGGTGGATTTAAGGTTCTTAAATTAAAGGCTAAGGAGGGTACTTCTACCAACAAAGTTTTATACGACGGTAGAGTAGTTTGGAAAGGTAAAGATCCAAAGGATGCATGTTCAATAGCCATCTTCTACCTCGGAGAAAAGGAACCATTAGGCGCTCTATACAGATTCAAGAGAGACGGAAGACTGATGGAAGGTTACCGTTCATTCTCTGGTGGGAATTGGACCTCAGTCAATAAGGATGAATTGACAAAATTAGTTAAAGAAGCTCATTCTACTCCAGTTACTCAGTCAGATGGACGTGTTGAAAATGATCCATCTTTAGAATCGGATACTGGTACCATTGATTTAAATAATCCAGACAGCTCTCAATGTCAAGAATTTGACTATTACTATGATGATAACTTAACTAGACTTATTGTTCCTCTTTCCGGAAGGTCAATAAAAAAGCTAAAAGATGATGCGAACCACATATGGTCATTAGGAAATGGAGAGACATTGCAACATGCCAAGGCATATCTTGACAAGGATAAAAAACCTGAAGTAGTGTTTGTTGTGGTGAAAAAATCTTCTGGCATATCACGAAAGTATTATCTTAAGAATGACATCGGTTGGGTAGAAACTTTACTTTCATTTCCTGATAGAATCAATCTAATTAAGACAGAGACGAAAAACAAAACAGACGTTACTATTGACATTGGAAGTGAAAAGGACACTGAACAATGTTATCTAATTCCAACCGAATTGCTCGGTCTACAggtaaaaatgtttgttcCAAAACTTGATTACCTTGTCAAGGAAGTTAAAAATGGTAGTGAGTCTCTCTGGAAGGCGGCTGAGGGCAAGGACGAGAGATGTCTTTCATCAGAAATTTACACAAAAGGGAATAGCAACCCACTTCTTCTTATAACGCTCAAGGATAAGGAATTTAAGTCCGAATATTTTGAGAGGGAAggtggagaatggaaaggaATTAATAAAACAGAGTTTGACAAGAAAAAGAATGCCATGCAAACCGCTTGAACGTACAGACCTGATTGACGATACACCGTTAACACACGATAGACTCACCGATATTGTATCCCATAAGAGGATTATTTTTCAGTAGAAAGTCCATTGTATGGACTAGTAATCCATCCTGTGGGTGGATTTATATTTGTtattaatgcagtaaaatCTGCCAAAGAGCAGAATCCTAATCCACAGTACACTTACTGCACACTCAATACCCTCGTGATTATATCCTTTCATACATTATTCATTAGCATTGATCCTATCCATGTATACTGGTCTAGTCCCGTTGTTTGCTGTCTGTGTAGAACAACGTCgcaagtcgggataattatcaccactaatctccattattttctcagcAATTACAAGACTCttctattttatcaaatattttaattttatttATCGTTTatagaagaatgagggGACGATAGTACGTAAATGACCTAAAAGCGGCACAATAGAGATTCTTTGTCCCACACATTTTTCAGTATGGCCGATATGGCCACTAAAAGTCATTAGTGCAGTTTCATCATTATCATTACTATGCTACTTTGTAGAATGATGGGTAATATCCTAACACATTGGTTGTGGAACAGTAGACAGTCATATGGTCCTACATGGATGTCCTGCTCATCATTAAAACTATTCTGGCATCATTACAGGGATGCGTAGgatggaaatggaaagatTCTCTACCTCTTGTGGATATAAACTTGAAcacatctccattataaaCTGTGGAGAATCCTCAAATCCTTCAATGCATGGTTCCATCCTGTCCCCCAGAACACATGGACAGGCCAA encodes the following:
- a CDS encoding signal peptide containing protein (encoded by transcript BEWA_036410A), whose translation is MTLILPILLVAVGTVFGRNLEESQKIPLTLELQGDVSDKIFTAPANDFLDGNFYVVMPEHSAKYRIGDVVDNQELVLEDSERNVIRTVASFKSRNRRYIKVIDTKIGGDGVLKREVEEFYRDPSMKTYMPINREPVDFDILNFARNPYIHITYLRNRRDIKFSIKFEMNDHFRIGVCKYGDRIIHALVTDVLYKTVYFYGSYRPHKIIIYSYMKNGTFIKSKYIFVGGEEMFRLEEELTDLETMN
- a CDS encoding hypothetical protein (encoded by transcript BEWA_036420A) — its product is MTQKGRAIKEPDDRQVLPSVERLAIVDIAESSNKEYKDRNGKVITMEKDAGEHYSGFKSYSHMSHGNHIGKIIHDGVTQKGLPEVLGWCYKVVVYYLDYDYNNRIPLLVDIYIGNGKTSYNNSAKEVNQWSHIVNFSGSTRREQLLRISQDIGFPISINVKAERDYVVGNNKDFPHVLVEYKRLYTAFAKYVHKIPGERMRVISTQLGKFDHNSRDRNLYRRIYNSASVYYWVGDKDLKLPLFLELHSTESHLYKLNNNHWVPILKPLTFDELLDQENFDRNKVIPFDMSKTSTCRYMRSAYVTKKPFLDSSESLKVEAFRYKAQKEYQFSRIKDGTKHQVGFDSAFKSTINVIYTYSFPNGMSPYLIHLPQAGKKWYIYIRENTWGVVSNNLPKDEKDLESIYKLLEAFDDGRSDASTEFSDFYEVENVKIENEVEVEIIQKSSSWNKPTWLTVLEAAIDISWKVLLGLVCYKFIKKRV
- a CDS encoding hypothetical protein (encoded by transcript BEWA_036430A), coding for MVVERGEFVWLAPSEEKLVSLSLTSKKDVPFYALLESTIDGTSKKYYFKHRDELMTQKCKTSHEVVLDPLWKPIIEKEYYDAIGNLLYRGFDISGLVDNNEILVQTYRPYGAPTKAFMPQPRTRIKYVIDGYETLWRASEEAEECVLVTLHGNLGEGNYSYHSGCSDESTSSSSHSSHIGSRTRSKTSQDTASEEVTKEFNSAKRELRRRGRSASSSSKTESPKVATSLTDDKSSPTGVSTSTGKSDGQKASRGLKRKRSDCFSSSSQEPNVNVSSLMRDMKIIRIAVKGTQGIYSVYLEKVRQGWFEITREQFHRKMEEFDDEWDETEANVMNEPSSSMT
- a CDS encoding signal peptide containing protein (encoded by transcript BEWA_036440A), whose protein sequence is MRIAHTLLAIFLIRWVRCGGNNGAKEALKGAEKRNPSESTDPENSLVSKVDGSLFDLEEGEEGGFKVLKLKAKEGTSTNKVLYDGRVVWKGKDPKDACSIAIFYLGEKEPLGALYRFKRDGRLMEGYRSFSGGNWTSVNKDELTKLVKEAHSTPVTQSDGRVENDPSLESDTGTIDLNNPDSSQCQEFDYYYDDNLTRLIVPLSGRSIKKLKDDANHIWSLGNGETLQHAKAYLDKDKKPEVVFVVVKKSSGISRKYYLKNDIGWVETLLSFPDRINLIKTETKNKTDVTIDIGSEKDTEQCYLIPTELLGLQVKMFVPKLDYLVKEVKNGSESLWKAAEGKDERCLSSEIYTKGNSNPLLLITLKDKEFKSEYFEREGGEWKGINKTEFDKKKNAMQTA